From one Eucalyptus grandis isolate ANBG69807.140 chromosome 9, ASM1654582v1, whole genome shotgun sequence genomic stretch:
- the LOC104418704 gene encoding scopoletin glucosyltransferase: protein MLANKHVSRLHYNSAISIETKQSPDRSFSLPMETESNRLHISFLPLPAQGHMIPMIDIAKAFATRGAKITVITSPAFAAIFSKQIERANQLGLEFHVQTVKFPSTEVGMPEGWENTDATAYSQNQPKFGEALSLLREPVLRILEKHRTDCLVTDFFFAWATDVAARLKIPRLVFGGTSIIAVCAEEVIARHQPHKGVSCDSETFLVPHLPGDIKLTRNQLPEHLRLLVENDFFKHAGEALESELKSFGSIFNSFYELEKDYADYYRNVLGRKAWHIGPVSLCNSDTADKVQRGKEASIGRHECLQWLDSKKPNSVVYVCFGSLTRFSSQQLSEIAKGLEASQQDFLWIVKGDKNQEQDWLPEGFEERMDGKGLIIRGWAPQLLILDHESIGGFVTHCGWNSTLESISAGVPMVTWPMFADQFYNEKLVVQVLGIGAGVGSNLFAIFAEGAKLVSRDDIDKAVRRVMAGEEAEVMRRRAKVIHEMARKAVAEGGSSDSDLTSLIEELKQHKAACESK, encoded by the coding sequence ATGCTCGCAAACAAACACGTTAGCCGGCTTCACTATAATTCTGCAATCTCCATAGAGACGAAGCAAAGCCCGGATCGTTCTTTTTCCCTCCCTATGGAGACTGAAAGTAACCGACTTCATATATCCTTTCTGCCATTACCGGCTCAAGGCCACATGATACCGATGATAGACATCGCCAAAGCCTTTGCGACCAGGGGTGCAAAAATCACCGTCATCACCTCCCCTGCTTTTGCGGCCATTTTTTCGAAGCAGATCGAAAGAGCCAATCAGTTGGGTTTGGAATTCCACGTCCAAACCGTCAAATTCCCATCGACTGAGGTAGGGATGCCAGAAGGTTGGGAGAATACTGATGCAACGGCTTACAGCCAAAATCAGCCCAAATTCGGTGAGGCCCTGAGCTTGCTCCGGGAACCGGTCTTGCGTATCCTGGAAAAACATAGAACGGATTGTCTAGTAACAGATTTTTTCTTTGCATGGGCTACCGACGTTGCCGCTCGGTTGAAAATTCCCAGGCTTGTCTTTGGAGGGACAAGCATCATTGCTGTGTGCGCCGAGGAAGTTATCGCACGACATCAACCACACAAGGGAGTTTCGTGTGATTCAGAAACTTTCCTTGTGCCTCACCTCCCTGGAGATATAAAGCTGACAAGGAATCAGCTGCCGGAGCATTTAAGACTACTagttgaaaatgattttttcaagCATGCGGGAGAAGCGCTCGAATCAGAGCTAAAGAGCTTCGGAAGCATTTTCAACAGCTTCTACGAACTCGAAAAGGATTATGCCGATTATTACAGGAATGTCTTGGGAAGGAAGGCCTGGCATATCGGTCCAGTCTCGCTCTGCAATAGCGATACTGCAGATAAAGTGCAGAGGGGTAAGGAAGCATCCATCGGCAGGCACGAATGCTTACAATGGCTAGATTCGAAAAAGCCCAACTCGGTTGTCTACGTGTGTTTTGGCAGCTTGACAAGATTCAGTTCTCAACAGCTATCGGAAATCGCGAAGGGGCTTGAGGCATCTCAACAAGATTTCTTATGGATTGTGAAGGGAGATAAAAATCAAGAACAAGATTGGCTACCAGAAGGGTTTGAAGAGAGAATGGATGGGAAAGGCCTAATCATAAGAGGGTGGGCACCCCAACTGTTAATTCTCGATCACGAGTCAATTGGTGGATTCGTGACTCACTGCGGATGGAACTCAACGCTGGAAAGCATATCTGCCGGTGTGCCAATGGTCACGTGGCCGATGTTTGCTGATCAATTCTATAACGAAAAGTTGGTTGTTCAAGTGCTAGGGATCGGGGCTGGCGTAGGATCTAATTTGTTCGCCATATTTGCAGAAGGTGCCAAGTTAGTAAGCAGAGATGACATTGACAAGGCGGTGAGACGAGTTATGGCGGGTGAAGAGGCAGAGGTCATGAGAAGAAGGGCGAAAGTG
- the LOC108955418 gene encoding DNA repair protein RadA-like: protein MYGSLKILILSKLLILLHCGSKGSLILVGGDPGVGKSTLLLQMAAMIAEGHDLGRSAPVVYVSGKRLGISVQSRSAITIRQTKCRELDKIQFSTAGGNREGA, encoded by the exons ATGTATGGAAGTTTgaagattttaattttatcaaagctATTGATTTTGCTGCATTGTGGCTCTAAAG GTTCCTTAATTTTGGTGGGAGGTGATCCTGGTGTTGGCAAGAGTACCCTGTTGCTGCAG ATGGCTGCAATGATTGCTGAAGGGCATGATCTTGGGAGATCGGCTCCAGTAGTATATGTCTCTGGGAAGAG GCTTGGCATATCAGTCCAGTCTCGCTCTGCAATAACGATACGGCAGACAAAGTGCAGAGAG CTTGACAAGATTCAGTTCTCAACAGCTGGTGGAAATCGTGAAGGG